The Vicia villosa cultivar HV-30 ecotype Madison, WI linkage group LG1, Vvil1.0, whole genome shotgun sequence genome includes a region encoding these proteins:
- the LOC131640283 gene encoding soluble inorganic pyrophosphatase-like: protein MASNGNDQDSKSTIPSDSPPVFALNERILSSMADKKDAAAHPWHDLEIGPGAPSVFNCVVEIGKGSKVKYELDKKSGLIKVDRILYSSVVYPHNYGFIPRTLCEDEDPLDVLVLMQEPVIPGCFLRARAIGLMPMIDQGEKDDKIIAVCADDPEFRHYKDIKELPPHRLAEIRRFFEDYKKNENKIVNVEDFLPAESAVQAIAHSMDLYAAYVVGNLRK from the exons ATGGCTAGCAACGGCAACGATCAAGATTCAAAATCGACTATTCCTTCTGATTCGCCTCCGGTTTTTGCGCTCAATGAAAGGATACTTTCTTCAATGGCAGATAAAAAAGATGCGGCTGCTCATCCATGGCATGACTTAGAAATTg GGCCAGGAGCTCCATCAGTTTTCAATTGT GTGGTTGAAATTGGCAAAGGGAGCAAGGTTAAGTATGAACTGGACAAGAAAAGTGGACTTATAAAG GTTGATCGTATTCTTTACTCATCAGTTGTCTACCCACATAACTATGGTTTTATTCCAAGAACCCTCTGTGAAGATGAAGATCCCTTGGATGTCCTGGTTCTGATGCAG GAGCCTGTGATACCTGGTTGTTTCCTCCGTGCCCGTGCTATTGGGTTGATGCCCATGATTGACCAG GGAGAGAAGGATGACAAGATCATAGCAGTTTGTGCTGATGACCCCGAGTTCCGCCACTACAAGGACATCAAGGAGCTTCCTCCACACAGGCTTGCCGAAATTAGAAGATTCTTTGAGGACT ACAAGAAGAATGAGAATAAAATAGTCAATGTTGAAGACTTTCTACCAGCTGAATCTGCTGTTCAGGCTATCGCACACTCCAT GGACCTCTATGCTGCTTATGTAGTCGGAAATTTAAGGAAGTGA
- the LOC131608334 gene encoding pheophytinase, chloroplastic, with amino-acid sequence MASCISTPSPSSRLQLTKTTFIAATSPPLYHRSKCEMNRRSLAVKGIVATGVSAMAMASTLTSQAQPSQDKGLERLAYKAEGYNYWKWKDHNIHYVVQGEGPPLVLIHGFGASAFHWRYNIPELAKKHKVYALDLLGFGWSDKALVDYDAMVWRDQVTDFLKEIVKEPAVLVGNSLGGFTALIAATGLPEFVNGVALLNSAGQFGDGNKESKNSEESPLQKFFLKPLKEVFQRVVLGFIFWQSKQPARIKSVLKSVYVNSSNVDDYLVESITRPAQDPNAGEVYYRLMTRFMMNQSKYTLDSVLSELTCPLLLLWGDLDPWVGPAKANKIKEFYPKTTLVHLQAGHCPHDETPELVNSALLDWLTTLTPEVSLQTA; translated from the exons ATGGCTTCTTGTATATCTACTCCCTCGCCTTCTTCCCGATTACAACTCACCAAAACAACCTTCATTGCTGCAACTTCACCCCCTCTCTATCACA GAAGTAAATGTGAAATGAACAGAAGAAGTTTAGCAGTTAAAGGAATTGTTGCAACTGGAGTTTCAGCTATGGCTATGGCTTCCACTCTTACTTCTCAAGCTCAACCATCTCAAG ACAAGGGACTTGAAAGATTGGCATACAAAGCTGAAGGGTACAATTATTGGAAGTGGAAGGATCATAATATTCACTATGTTGTACAAGGAGAAGGTCCTCCTCTTGTTCTTATTCATGGTTTTGGTGCATCTGCTTTTCACTGGAG ATACAATATTCCCGAATTGGCTAAGAAACATAAGGTTTATGCCTTAGACTTGCTTGGATTTGGATGGAGTGACAAAGCACTCGTCGACTATGATGCCATGGTATGGAGGGATCAAGTCACAGACTTCTTGAAGGAAATCGTAAAAGAACCAGCAGTTTTGGTTGGAAACAG CCTTGGAGGATTTACTGCTCTGATTGCAGCAACCGGGTTGCCCGAGTTTGTCAACGGGGTCGCTCTACTGAATTCTGCAGGACAATTTGGTGATGGAAATAAGGAAAGTAAAAATTCCGAGGAATCACCTCTACAAAAGTTTTTCCTAAAACCTTTGAAGGAAGTTTTCCAGCGAGTAGTTCTCGGATTTATATTCTGGCAATCGAAACAACCTGCTCGAATTAAATCAGTCTTAAAAAGT GTGTATGTAAACTCTTCGAATGTCGATGATTATCTTGTGGAATCTATAACAAGGCCAGCTCAAGACCCGAATGCCGGAGAAGTTTACTACAG gTTAATGACGCGCTTCATGATGAATCAGAGCAAGTACACTCTCGATTCCGTGTTAAGCGAACTCACTTGCCCGTTGCTTCTGCTATGGGGCGACCTTGATCCATGGGTTGGTCCAGCCAAAGCTAATAAAATCAAAGAGTTTTATCCGAAAACAACCCTTGTTCACTTGCAAGCCGGGCATTGTCCACACGACGAGACACCCGAGCTGGTGAACTCAGCTTTATTGGACTGGCTCACCACCCTTACTCCGGAAGTCTCTCTGCAAACAGCTTAA